The following proteins are co-located in the Vigna angularis cultivar LongXiaoDou No.4 chromosome 2, ASM1680809v1, whole genome shotgun sequence genome:
- the LOC108326939 gene encoding transcription and mRNA export factor ENY2 isoform X3: MKLKASVNRPPTPDVVENAPEREPTLQELINIKLIETGEKERLMELLRERLVDCGWKDEMKALCRYASEYSLQTTFTHSGLSTPCKLPATTDVFLADTAIEDYGSDF; the protein is encoded by the exons AT GAAGCTGAAGGCGTCAGTGAATCGACCTCCCACGCCAGATGTGGTCGAAAATGCCCCTGAAAGGGAACCCACGCTTCAAGAACTCATCAATATCAAG TTGATTGAGACTGGGGAGAAGGAGCGCCTCATGGAGCTTTTGAGGGAAAGGCTTGTTGACTGTGGTTGGAAGGATGAAATGAAAGCTCTTTgcag GTACGCAAGTGAGTACTCCCTCCAAACCACTTTTACTCATTCAGGCCTCTCAACTCCCTGTAAACTTCCAGCAACCACTGATGTGTTTCTGGCCGATACTGCTATTGAAGACTATGGCTCAGATTTCTAA
- the LOC108326758 gene encoding B2 protein, with translation MENMQSFWQLGDELRGHSKASEDHKWLMVASKLAEQTRLKGERVNNLDLSKGPIETRSRDKFGFQEENKFDSLNLSMLNLDSKFTENVSKSSLRNSVYSMNAVYQKNNANLVSNVNSNKYSGNIQHNKESNNNSGNSNNNESNNSNSTDKRFKTLPAAETLPRNEVLGGYIFVCNNDTMQEDLKRQLFGLPPRYRDSVRAITPGLPLFLYNYTTHQLHGIFEAASFGGSNIDPTAWEDKKCKGESRFPAQVRIRVRKLCKALEEDSFRPVLHHYDGPKFRLELSVPETLDLLDLCEQAGSAA, from the exons ATGGAAAACATGCAGAGCTTCTGGCAATTGGGTGATGAGCTTCGTGGACACTCAAAAGCGTCAGAGGATCACAAGTGGTTAATGGTTGCTTCTAAGTTGGCTGAACAGACAAGATTGAAGGGGGAGCGTGTGAATAACCTTGACCTTTCAAAGGGCCCCATTGAAACAAGGTCAAGGGATAAATTTGGGTTCCAGGAAGAGAACAAATTTGATTCTCTCAACTTGAGCATGTTGAACCTGGACTCTAAATTTACTGAAAATGTGAGCAAAAGCTCACTTCGGAATAGTGTTTACAGTATGAATGCAGTGTATCAGAAAAACAATGCAAACTTGGTGAGTAATGTGAACAGTAACAAGTACAGTGGTAATATTCAGCATAACAAAGAGTCCAACAATAACAGTGGCAACAGCAATAACAATGAGAGCAACAACTCAAATTCAACTGACAAAAGGTTTAAGACCTTGCCTGCAGCCGAGACACTCCCACGCAATGAGGTGCTTGGAGGATACATATTTGTCTGTAACAATGACACAATGCAGGAAGACTTGAAACGTCAGCTATTTG GCTTGCCTCCAAGGTATCGAGATTCTGTTCGGGCAATAACACCAGGATTACCTCTATTTCTGTATAACTATACTACTCATCAGCTGCATGGCATTTTTGAG GCAGCAAGTTTTGGTGGCTCTAACATAGATCCAACTGCCTGGGAGGATAAAAAATGCAAAGGCGAATCAAGGTTTCCAGCTCAG GTAAGAATCCGTGTTAGGAAACTCTGCAAGGCATTGGAAGAAGATTCGTTCAGGCCAGTATTGCATCATTATGATGGTCCAAAGTTTCGTCTTGAGCTGTCAGTTCCAGAG ACTCTGGATCTGTTGGACTTATGTGAGCAAGCTGGTTCGGCAGCATAA